The following proteins come from a genomic window of Peptoniphilus equinus:
- the rpsB gene encoding 30S ribosomal protein S2, which yields MSVVQMKSLLEAGVHFGHQTRRWNPKMAKYIFTQRNGIYIIDLQKTVKKINEAYEYVRQLTEAGGTILFVGTKKQAQDAIEKEAKKCEMPYINQRWLGGLLTNYQTIRKRIDRLHRIAEMEEDGTFDVLPKKEVIKIRHEGEKLEKFLGGIKHMNRIPDAIFVVDPRKERIAVKEAQILGIPVVAIIDTNCDPDEIDYPIPGNDDAIRAVKLITETMANAVLEGKQGTQTGAMEDAQEDTLEQAPVETESQQEEDTKEE from the coding sequence ATGTCAGTAGTACAAATGAAAAGCTTACTGGAAGCTGGTGTACACTTTGGACACCAAACACGTCGCTGGAACCCTAAGATGGCGAAGTACATCTTTACGCAAAGAAATGGTATTTACATCATTGATCTTCAAAAAACTGTGAAGAAAATCAATGAAGCCTATGAATATGTAAGACAACTTACTGAAGCCGGCGGCACTATTTTGTTTGTAGGTACTAAGAAACAAGCTCAAGATGCCATTGAAAAAGAAGCTAAAAAATGCGAAATGCCATACATCAACCAAAGATGGCTGGGCGGTCTTTTGACCAACTACCAAACCATTCGTAAGAGAATTGACCGTCTTCACAGAATTGCTGAAATGGAAGAGGATGGAACTTTTGATGTACTTCCAAAGAAAGAAGTTATCAAAATTCGTCATGAAGGCGAAAAACTTGAAAAATTCCTTGGCGGCATTAAACACATGAATCGCATTCCGGATGCTATCTTTGTCGTTGATCCTCGCAAAGAACGCATTGCGGTAAAAGAAGCTCAAATTTTAGGTATTCCGGTTGTGGCTATTATTGATACAAACTGTGATCCGGATGAAATTGATTACCCAATTCCTGGCAATGATGATGCTATTCGTGCAGTAAAATTGATCACTGAAACTATGGCGAATGCAGTTCTTGAAGGTAAACAAGGAACTCAAACCGGAGCTATGGAGGATGCTCAAGAAGACACGCTTGAACAAGCACCGGTAGAAACTGAATCACAACAAGAAGAAGATACAAAAGAAGAGTAA
- the tsf gene encoding translation elongation factor Ts translates to MATITAALIKELREKTSAGMMDCKSALVEADGDLEKAADILREKGLASVAKKSGRIASEGIVDAYIHGGRIGVLVEVNTETDFVAKNDEFRAFVRDIAMQIAAVNPKYLTRDEVPAEELEHEKKVLTEQALNEGKPEKIVEKMVAGRLEKFYEEIVLLDQKFIKDSDLKVQDLLNNISAKIGEKINIRRFVRFEVGEGLEKREEDFAEEVAKQIQK, encoded by the coding sequence ATGGCAACAATTACTGCAGCACTTATTAAAGAACTTAGAGAGAAGACCTCAGCGGGCATGATGGACTGTAAGAGTGCCCTGGTTGAAGCTGATGGCGATCTGGAAAAAGCAGCGGATATTCTCCGTGAAAAGGGACTTGCGTCAGTAGCTAAAAAATCCGGTCGTATTGCCAGTGAAGGCATTGTTGATGCTTATATTCATGGCGGACGCATCGGCGTGCTTGTGGAAGTGAACACTGAAACTGACTTCGTTGCTAAAAATGATGAATTCAGAGCTTTTGTTCGCGATATCGCTATGCAAATTGCAGCTGTTAATCCAAAATATTTAACTCGTGATGAAGTACCTGCTGAGGAACTAGAACATGAAAAGAAAGTTTTAACAGAACAAGCGCTCAACGAAGGTAAACCTGAAAAAATCGTTGAAAAAATGGTTGCAGGCCGTCTGGAAAAATTCTATGAAGAAATCGTACTTCTCGATCAAAAGTTCATTAAAGACAGTGATCTGAAGGTTCAAGATCTTTTGAATAATATTTCCGCTAAAATCGGTGAAAAAATTAACATTCGTCGCTTCGTCCGTTTCGAAGTAGGGGAAGGCCTTGAAAAGAGAGAAGAAGACTTCGCAGAAGAAGTAGCAAAACAAATTCAAAAATAA
- a CDS encoding ATP-binding cassette domain-containing protein — MSAIVISDMTKRLGKKRLFQNLNLEVLEGEFFALLGQEGSGKTAIAKILFNYLKPAKGSVRIYDLDPTKDAKLIKESVSYVPEEPSFDENIRASALFSKTLKLHNFASYDEVNKLTDLFKFNSRLRFPEMTVGEKKVCAIINALITKPRLVILDEPAKFLSDEDVEVLFAYLTDLKVTEGLGAFILTDNLINAQRFCDRAAYLHDGQIQNVEYLNDKVANDKIVRIRKNLKDVTAFTTIGAILLKDSPYEKIFYYDRDMNLLSRVIADHMIEDYTIENCSLDDKMAAYFGGDRAAYFINDYGDEYRKTMEAKRQADMAHAVDTESAYSDTAMTSDETKVVESVEINAASPIAPVAPTETIKLDTAQVASASVSSREAETIPPARSIDDFKRDGDAESVPNFATDPAESDAATKKHYTLSQTQPLAPKGTMGQDSRMTDNREVRR, encoded by the coding sequence ATGAGTGCCATTGTCATTAGTGACATGACCAAACGACTTGGGAAGAAACGACTTTTCCAAAATCTCAACCTTGAAGTTCTCGAAGGTGAGTTTTTTGCATTGCTTGGACAAGAAGGCTCAGGTAAGACGGCAATTGCAAAAATTTTGTTCAATTATTTAAAACCGGCAAAAGGCTCGGTGAGAATATATGATTTAGATCCTACCAAAGATGCCAAACTCATTAAAGAGAGTGTTTCTTATGTACCGGAAGAACCTTCTTTTGATGAGAATATTCGTGCGTCTGCGCTTTTTAGTAAAACATTAAAATTACACAACTTTGCCTCCTATGATGAAGTCAATAAACTCACAGATCTTTTTAAATTCAATTCTAGATTGAGATTTCCGGAAATGACGGTGGGGGAAAAGAAAGTTTGCGCTATCATTAATGCGTTGATCACTAAACCACGTCTGGTTATTTTAGATGAGCCCGCCAAGTTTTTATCCGACGAAGACGTGGAAGTGTTATTTGCCTATCTCACTGATTTAAAGGTAACGGAAGGCTTAGGAGCTTTTATTCTTACCGACAATCTTATCAATGCCCAGCGTTTCTGTGATCGTGCGGCCTATCTTCATGACGGCCAAATTCAAAACGTGGAGTACCTCAATGACAAAGTGGCTAATGATAAGATCGTACGCATTCGAAAGAACCTTAAAGATGTGACAGCTTTCACCACCATTGGCGCTATTTTGTTAAAAGACAGCCCTTATGAGAAAATCTTTTACTACGATCGGGATATGAATTTGCTGTCTCGAGTTATTGCCGATCACATGATTGAAGATTACACTATCGAAAACTGTTCTTTAGATGATAAGATGGCAGCTTATTTTGGAGGGGACAGAGCGGCTTACTTTATCAATGACTATGGTGATGAGTATCGTAAAACCATGGAAGCAAAACGACAAGCGGACATGGCACATGCTGTGGATACTGAGAGTGCTTATTCTGATACTGCTATGACAAGCGATGAGACTAAGGTGGTCGAGTCTGTCGAGATCAATGCAGCCTCACCTATTGCACCGGTTGCGCCAACTGAGACTATCAAACTGGACACGGCACAAGTAGCGTCGGCGTCCGTATCTTCTCGCGAAGCTGAGACGATACCACCAGCTCGATCCATTGATGATTTCAAAAGAGACGGCGATGCCGAATCGGTGCCGAATTTTGCGACGGATCCGGCAGAATCGGATGCTGCAACGAAAAAGCACTACACGCTTTCCCAAACACAACCTCTTGCACCGAAGGGGACCATGGGTCAAGATTCAAGGATGACAGATAATCGTGAGGTGAGACGATGA
- a CDS encoding ABC transporter permease subunit, with translation MIFSREFKYNTSKLFAWLVVIGILAGLLLATYPIMLDGNMKSIFDSFVGSMSPKTASVLGLQQMDYGDPSQYTAFIYQYLAVFLVMFAMQLGASALAREQSSGSIEYIYSNPISRSEIVSGKFFANLLSYLILMILLGVCSFFVMMVLTRDNGAIDSTTFIYDLVKIFGSLFLSGFVFMTIGMFFSALSRSATLTDATSVLFVLLIVIATVFGKLYGGVLTTVVTKFPMEVFSPVKFLMEEFSLTDIGINVVVAVLFMLLTYLIYNSKELNY, from the coding sequence ATGATTTTCTCAAGAGAATTTAAATACAATACGTCCAAATTATTTGCCTGGTTGGTTGTTATCGGCATTCTTGCAGGCTTACTTTTGGCGACTTATCCCATTATGTTAGACGGCAATATGAAGAGTATTTTTGACAGCTTTGTAGGCAGTATGTCACCGAAAACCGCTTCAGTTTTAGGTCTGCAACAGATGGACTATGGTGATCCTAGCCAATATACCGCCTTCATTTATCAATACTTGGCAGTCTTTTTGGTGATGTTTGCTATGCAGCTTGGCGCCAGTGCACTGGCGAGAGAACAGTCCAGCGGCTCTATTGAGTATATCTACTCTAATCCTATTTCTCGAAGTGAAATTGTGAGCGGCAAGTTCTTTGCGAACTTACTCAGCTATCTAATCCTGATGATTTTACTTGGCGTTTGTTCTTTCTTTGTCATGATGGTGCTCACGCGAGATAACGGAGCTATTGACAGCACGACGTTCATCTATGACCTCGTGAAGATTTTTGGCAGTCTGTTTTTATCCGGATTTGTATTTATGACAATCGGGATGTTCTTCAGTGCATTGTCAAGATCTGCAACTTTGACTGATGCCACGTCGGTACTTTTTGTACTATTGATCGTGATTGCCACTGTCTTTGGAAAACTTTATGGCGGCGTTCTGACAACTGTTGTGACCAAATTCCCTATGGAAGTGTTCAGCCCGGTGAAGTTTTTAATGGAAGAATTCAGTTTAACCGACATCGGTATCAATGTCGTCGTAGCTGTTTTATTTATGCTACTGACCTATTTGATTTACAATTCAAAAGAATTAAATTATTAA